actgtagaaaaatcaggCACGAATCGACGATAGTAAGAAGCCAATCCAAGAAAAGGGCGTAAAGATGTTAAATCATGTGGCTGAGGAAAACACTGAACTGCTTCTACTTTCTTAATATCAGCTGAAATTCCTTCCTTAGATACAACATATCCAAGATACACAACTTCACTTCCAGCTAGACAGCATTTCTCTGGCTTCAGCTTCAAATTAGCATTTCGAAATCTTTCAAAAACTTCCCTCAAGTTATACAGATGTTCCGCAAAACTTTTCCCCACCACCAACACATCATCTAAATAAACCATACAACAATTCCTTGATAGTCCCACCAATACTGTCTCCATCAATCTTTGGAAAGTAGCCGGTCCATTACATAGTCCAAATGGCATTACACAAAATTCATAATGCCCTGAATATGTGCTAAAAGCAGTCTTCTCCTGGGACCCGGTATCCATTTGTACCTGCCAATATCCAGCAGCGAGATCCAAAGTTGAGAAAAACTGGGTCTGTGATAACATATCTAAGGTTTCATCCACTCGCGGTAAGGGAAAAACATCTATCTTAGTCACAGCATTTAATCGTCTGTAGTCCACACAAAAATGGTAGCTGCCATCCTTTTTTTCAACCAAAACAACAGAGCTAGACCATGGACTACTTGAATGCTGAATCACTCCCTGTTTCATCATCTTCTGAACCAGTTCCTCCATCTTGCTGTGCAAAGCAAAAGGGATTCATCTTAATGGCTGGCGTATAGGAGGGCTGTCTCCAGTGTCAATTGAGCGTGTAATCAAATCTGTGCATCCCGATTCCACTGGATCCAGGGCGAAAATATCTGAATACTCAGAAATCAACTCCCTTAGTGAACACAACTGGTTATTTGTCAAACCAGACGAGTTTATTTTCAGCAAATCAAACAATTCAGACAGTCGCTCCTGTTCTTTTTGTACTGAAACATGTCTACTGTGTTCATTCAAAGACTCAGTAATCACAGAACTAACCAAAGTAGTTGAACCATGATCGTCATCAGTACCCTCTGTCTCACAAACAGTCACACTACCAAGTAGACCCAGCTCTTGTCCTGGTTCTAAATATACTGGTTCACATCCATGGTTCTCCAAAACGAGAGTAcacttacatatatatatattttgttaatgtacaaactcaatcatgagtatattcgtacatatgtagttagctacttatttacaaatttatataattgttaaataaatcaagagatggagcttggataatatgataatctagttggttccataattttattgtaaaaggaaagaaggagttcatataagcatctacccttgttggcaactgcagaaatctttgatggtgacctctagttgtggtgttgcttggtctaaactgttggtgcacattaatatctaccaCTTATTACCGTCAAGACAAACCAACGCTTCTGGGGCTGACAAAAAAACTACCTTCCAATTCGACAATGTTAGGCTCAAACATAGTCACAAGTTGTCGATCAAAGCATATATCCTTTACTTCAGCCCTCACCAATTTTTGATGTCTTGCAGGTATCCTTGTTGCTTGAATCAAACAAACTGCTCCAGAGTTCAGTTCTGTCTTATTGTCCTCAACAGTTTGTAAAGGTACCTCAGCTAATATTTCAGACTCCAAGTTAATGGACTTGATCACATCACCACCCTCTGCATCTTGCTGAATTTCTTGAGGTACAACATCTACCTTACTGTCATTGTCTGACACAGACACATCATCATTCAACATATCATTATCATTCCCCATCTGAGAAGCTTGAACAAAAAGGTATCCCAGTTTAGACAACAAATCTGTACCAATAAGTAGTTTGGCTGGTGCCCCCCTCTGTACCTGAATCAGAGCATTTGTTGAATATTCTAAACGACTCACTGTAACTTGAATCTGCCGCACCACCTGGAGTCTGTCCCCACTGTAATTCTGCAACACAACTGTGGTAGGTTCCAAACGAGTCTCCACTGCTGCTCTCCATTCTATAGATGTTTGGTTTGGACTTTGTTGTTCTGCCAATATCTGTAGGAGAGCTTCCAGTTGAATTATGGTTACCGGAGATCCAGTATCCAACAAAGCTTCGAGAGCGACTCCTTCGACTTCAACCAAACCAGTCAAGGTGGGACCCAACTGAATACCCTCTGTCACAGAATTTGAAGAAATGTTATGCATTGTCACAGTTACTTTGTTCAACTCACTACTGATGTTCTCCATCGACTTGCCTTCTGAAGTGTTGGATTCTCCAGAGGGAGTAATACTTGAGACAGTGTTGTTATCAGCATTTCCAATATTGTTTCTACCTTCACTACCGGCCTTCCCAATACCATTGTTGGTCTTCCCAGGTGTCTCTGAATACTTACCCTTGACTTGGTAAGGGCACTGCCTGATCAAGTGAGAGGGTGATCCACAATTGTAACATCGTGGTCCCATGTTAGATCTGGTCCCACTGAAACTTTGCGGTCGCGGAACAAATGCAGGTTTCGGGTCTGGACGTACAGTCCGAGTCACTGGTGAGAGCGAAGATGCTGACTGAGCAGAATCCAAGTCACGCAACTTAGCCTCTTCAAATCTAGCCTTTGTAAGCAACTGGTCAAATTTACCCTCACATCCTACAATTTTTGACTTAATTTCTGGTAGAAGTCCAACCACAAATTGATTGACTAAAACTGTTTGGCCCAATGCCTCTGCTTCCCTTGTTCCTTGGTACACACTAGGATAAGCTCTGTGAAATAGAGTACGGAGCTCCTGAGCATAATGATCCACTGACTCAGAAGCATGTTGTCTTCTATCATGAAATAAACTGCTTTGTATTGCAGGCAATCTCACAGGTGTAAACCGCTTGCGTAGCTCAGCAACTAATAGGCAATAATTGGTACGTTGTTCCATAGTACAAGACCGAAAAAATGAATACGCTTGTCCGTGCAGTCTAGTTATTAAATTCACAAGTTTGGCCTGAGAAGACCAACTGAGAGCGGAGGCCATCAACTCAAAACGCTCAAGCCAATCCTCAAATGTGTCCACCCCAAGTTCTCCATTATTCCCCTCTCCACTGAATTTAGGAAGGGGTGGTAATTGCTGAGCTAATAATACAGATGTAACAGGATCAATATCCCTCACCGCTGCATTAGAGCTACTGATAACTGGTTGTGTAATACCAGGCAGTAATGGCAGTGAACAAACTGGACCAGTATATAACACTGGTGTTTCTGAACTCTGAGTGGAAGGATTACATGTCTGAAGAATGTCACTTACCATTCCACCAGATTGTACTGACTGCTGTTGTCCAGAATAGTCTGACACCTGCTATTGTGCTCTTGTTATTGACGGTGAAGAAGTACATACGGGTTGTTTAGTTGTACTCACATTTGTAGAGGACAGAGCACTGGTATTGTGAAACCCTTCCACTAACACATCCCTCTTTGATGTCTGCCATGGTCCTCTTCCTGCCTCTTTACTCTTCAATCGACACTGTAACTCTGCTAGCTGCTCCACCAGCCTACCTTCACAAGCCTCCCACTGTCTTCTCACCTTTGCTTCAGCTCTACAACACTCTAATTCCAATTTATCTTCTGCTAGAAGAACTTTCCTTTCTAGCTCACCATTAAGTTTCTGTAATTTATTCAGTTCTTTCTCAAGTAGCTCACTCCTGGTCTTCCAATGACTCACACTACTCAGTTGTTTTTCCATCTCTTGACATTTGTACTTCCATTGCTCCAGGTCATTGTTTTGTCTCTTTATCAACTCCTGTAGTTCAGCAGTGGCTTGGTGACCTGTGCTGGAATTAACAGGGTTAGTCTGACCTTCTGGCAACTGTTGGAGTAACTCTTCATAAAGAGTTTTAAGCTGTTCATTCTCTACTATCTGTCTCTCACACTCATCTTTCCAGTGGTCTCTTTCCTTCTCTACTTCCTTCAAACTTTCTCTACTAGGATTATCAGTTAGTTTCAAGTTCCTAACCTCTAGTTCTTGTTTCTCCCTCTGTAGAATATCCAACTGCAACCTCAAAGCCTCAGTGGTTGTCATTATGGTTGCTCTTCTTCTTCTGCTCTTCTTCCTCACATTCGGACAAGCCCCCAAATGTAATAGATATCATTCAGCTTCAACAATATAACAGCTTACAATCAACTGAAGAAGAGAGAGCTGGTGACCAGCTCCAGCCTTTTTATCCAATCTCTAAGGTCAAGGTTACACATAATAACAACAAATTAAGAGTTCTCATAACAATTCTAATTGTTCATATCTATTATTTACAGTTCTAATTATCCATATGTATTACACATTTGTTATAAGGTCTGACCTCATTGCTACTATAGGAAGACTACTTCTACGATGCGTAGAGGAGTGTTAATGAACATCTTACAACAGTCAGCTCAGGATATTCCAATCTGGGATGGCAAAACTGGAGAAATGTAAGGAAAACCACTGTAGTGTTTTATCATACAGCATGGTAGTATTGTATATGAAGTCAAATgcttcaaaatgtcataacaCATTATCAACACCTCAAGTTAGCAATTGTCACATTGTTTATATGACGCCAagtgcttcaaagtgtgggatagaagccagtTAAACCACATAAGATATCTGTATTAACACCTTGGCCTCAGCTTCACCTCGGGTTGATAACGATATCCTACtcatggtggggtttaactataacatatcacccaaaaaccagtcacACTTTTCCTTCACGACAACTTGGTAGGTGTAACGTcatcagaccaaccccaaacccttccaacaagtttataattttaactgaattttctactaactgactgactgatgcctacagccaagcataactcaccAATGGATAAGACTACGGgctagatttcttcactgtttgatgtcgctttgcCCTGAGACCTGCCTTTTCACCAACGGCAGCACTAGGGCTCGGGAGATtatatcgattgtggggattATTTCTGAACATCATGATATTGATATGAATTATAGATAATCGTGAGGGTATCATAATTGTGATAAGTTGCATCCTACAATCGTGAAAGAATAGTAGCAAAATTTCACAATTGCTCAGCCCTACACAGTACGTATAATacatgcaaggtgtcaatttgtgatagAGCAATACGGCTTCCCTCTAATGCTTATCGCTTGTATTTTCGTGGCGAAtagttttgattgcagagatgcttctcatactgttcttcatttgtaatgctgtgtaacaggcagaacatGGCTGAacacgaagtgtaatggccacctcacttttcagtacataattgattgttggggcacacATTAGATACAATATTGATTTATGGCATGACTGGGCCATTTTTTCTTTTAACGttgtatgcgtgggttcataaTTGCAGGTGTGTTAtttaaaaagtaaaaaaaaaaaaacaagtagaAGGGGAAATTAGGAAGTTGGATTAGGGGtcaaagtaatgaaacaaggtaaAAAAAGTGATGAAATAAGAGAAATTgcttatacctgcagatatactagtggacatttaatccctaattcagccgTGGTTATGGACTCAAGGATAGGGATtaatgtccactggtatatctgcaagtataggcaaccttccttg
This portion of the Dysidea avara chromosome 12, odDysAvar1.4, whole genome shotgun sequence genome encodes:
- the LOC136241215 gene encoding uncharacterized protein, giving the protein MEQRTNYCLLVAELRKRFTPVRLPAIQSSLFHDRRQHASESVDHYAQELRTLFHRAYPSVYQGTREAEALGQTVLVNQFVVGLLPEIKSKIVGCEGKFDQLLTKARFEEAKLRDLDSAQSASSLSPVTRTVRPDPKPAFVPRPQSFSGTRSNMGPRCYNCGSPSHLIRQCPYQVKGKYSETPGKTNNGIGKAGSEGRNNIGNADNNTVSSITPSGESNTSEGKSMENISKGIQLGPTLTGLVEVEGVALEALLDTGSPVTIIQLEALLQILAEQQSPNQTSIEWRAAVETRLEPTTVVLQNYSGDRLQVVRQIQVTVSRLEYSTNALIQVQRGAPAKLLIGTDLLSKLGYLFVQASQMGNDNDMLNDDVSVSDNDSKVDVVPQEIQQDAEGGDVIKSINLESEILAEVPLQTVEDNKTELNSGAVCLIQATRIPARHQKLVRAEVKDICFDRQLVTMFEPNIVELEGSFFVSPRSVGLS